The genomic stretch AACTGGGGTCGCAAGTGGGCCGCTATCTGGGCGTCGAGAAAATTGTCTGGTTGAAAAAAGGCCTCTACGGCGATCATACCGATGGACACGTGGACAATGTGGCCTGTTTCGCCCGGCCGGGCGTCGTGCTTCTTCAGGTCTGCTCTGACTCGGAAGACCCCAACTACGCCATCAGCCGCGAGAACCTGGAGATCCTTCAGGAAGCCGTCGACGCCAAGGGCCGCTCCTTTGAGATCATCCCCATTGAGCAGCCGCCTGCGCTCCACCACAACGGCGTCCGCATGGCCGCCAGTTACATCAACTTCTATTTTGTCAACGGCGGCATCATCCTCCCCGTCTTCGGCGGCGAATGCGCCGAGACAGACCGGCAGGCCGAGGCCGTCCTGGCCCGCGTCTTCCCCGACCGGACCATCGTGCCCGTCGAGAGCCGGATCATCCTCACCGGTGGCGGCAACATCCACTGCGCCACCCAGCAGATGCCCAAATAGTTTTCGAGTCGGAGGGATCCCATGCGCAAGGTCACTGTCGCCGCCACCCAGATGAGCTGTTCCTGGGATGTGGACGCCAACATCGCCAAGGCGGAAAAACTCGTCCGGGAAGCGGCCCGCCAGGGCGCCCAGGTCATCTTATTGCAGGAACTCTTTGAAGCGCCCTACTTCTGCCAGACCGAACTGCCTGAACACTACGACCTAGCCACGGAGACGGAGAACAACCGGGCCGTGCGCCATTTTCAGCCCATCGCCAAGGAACTGGGTGTCGTCCTGCCCATCAGCTTTTTCGAAAAGAAAAACAACGCCCGCTACAACACCGTCGCCATGATTGACGCCGACGGCGAGGTTCTCGGCGTCTACCGCAAGACCCACATCCCCGACGGCCCCGGCTATGAGGAGAAGTTCTACTTTAACCCCGGCGATACGGGCTTTCAGGTCTGGGCGACCCGCTTCGGCAAGATCGGCGTGGGCATCTGCTGGGACCAGTGGTTTCCCGAAGCGGCCCGCTGTATGGCGTTGATGGGCGCCGAAATCCTCCTCTACCCGACAGCCATCGGCTCCGAGCCGGAAGAACCGGGCGTCGATTCGAAGGACCACTGGCAGATCTGCATGCAGGGTCATGCCGGCGCCAACCTGGTCCCGCTCATCGCCTCCAACCGCATCGGCAAGGAGACCTCCGGCCAGTCGGAGATCGACTTCTATGGCTCCTCCTTCATCGCCAATCCCTTCGGCCAGAAGGTGGCCGAAGGGGACCGCGCTACTGAAACGGTGCTGACGGCCACCTTCGACCTCGATGAGTGCGCCCGCATGCGCACCGCTTGGGGCGTCTTCCGCGACCGGCGGCCGGACATGTACAGGGCCATCCTCACCTATGACGGCGTGACGCCTTACGGCGGAATGAAATAGACTCAACCCGCATACTGATCGTACCCACAGGCTGCTGCTCCCTTCGCCGGTCCACCCCTGGACAGGCTGCGAGGGGAGCTTTTTATCGCCCGTCGCCGGGAAAACTGATGATTGCAGATCTCTTCAGGGAGTTTGTTAAGGAGGCGCCTGTGTGAAACAAAAGGAATCGGCGTGGCATTACATCCCCCAGCGGGTCTTTTTCGAAGAGGAGGCCCTCGCCTACCCCTTGGGACAGAAACTCGTCGCCCTCTGCCGCGATTTGGGCCTTCCCACCCGGCAGATCCCCTCCCATAACCGTGTCACCGGCCTGCCGGGAGATACGCCGAGCCAAAAATACGTACAGGCCAAAAAGACCCTCGTCGTCGGCGTCAAGCGCGATTTGCGCTTTCCCACCTGCCGACCCTCGGCCGATTATCAATTTCCCCTGATGACGAGTTGCCCCGGTCACTGCGAGTACTGCTACCTGCAAACCACCCTGGGCCAGCGTCCCTATCTTCGCGTCTACGTCAATGTGGAGGAGATGCTGGATCAGGCGGCCACATACATCGCAAAAAAAGCGCCCGAGCCGACCACCTTTGAAGTGGCCAGTTCGGGCGATCCGCTGAGCGTCGAGCACCTGACCGGCTCGCTGTTCAAGACGATTGAGTTTTTCGGCGACCAGGAGTTCGGACGACTTCGATTCGTCACCAAGTTCACCGGCGTGGAACCGCTTCTCAAGGCCCGCCACAAGGGCCACACGCGCTTTCGCTTTTCCCTAAACAGCGAGCGCGTCCTTCGTGACTTTGAACACCGGACGCCGCCAGTGGCCGAGCGCATCGCTGCCGCCGCCCAGGTGGCCCGCGCCGGCTATCCCCTTGGCTTCATCATCGCGCCGATCATGGTCTACCCCGGCTGGGAGGACGATTACCTGCGCCTTTTCGACCAATTGAAAAAGGAGCTGGCATCGCTCCAGCCCCTTTCTCCACCGGTGACCTTTGAGTTGATCCAACACCGCTTCACAGCGCGAGCCAAAAAAGTGATCCTGGAACGCTTCCCCGAATCCCGCCTCGACATGGACGAAGAGAAGCGCAAGTTCAAGTACGGCAAGTATGGCATGGGCAAGTATGTATACCCCGACGAGACAGCCAGATCGATGAAGGATCTGCTCCAGACGGCGCTGCTCGAACGGTTTCCCGATGCCGAGGTAGAGTACTTTACCTAAAGGTGTACGAAAGTGTACTGCCTAACGGGAGCGGCCGCTACGGTTAGCCCGCAATTTTCCCGCGTACGGCAGGCTCTATTCCCGTGGCCTACGACCGGAAATTGATAAACTGCAGCTCAATATCCAGATCCGCCTTCTTCAGCAAGGCGATGACCGCTTGCAGGTCGTCGCGTTTGCTGCCGCTCACGCGGACCTGGTCGCCCTGCACAGAGGCCTGCACCTTGATCTTGCTGTCCTTGATCAGCTTGGTGATCTCTTTGGCCTTCTCCTTCGAGATCCCCTGCACCATCTCGACCTTCTGCCGGACCGTATCGCCGGCGGCCGACTCGATTTTGCCGTATTTCAAGGCGCGCAGGGAGATTCCACGCTTGACCATCTTCGCTTCCAAGATGTCGGTGACGTTCTTCAGCTTAAACTCATCATCAGAGATCAGCACGATGGCGCCCTCTTCCTGGCGAATCTCACTCTTGCTGCCTTTAAAGTCAAAACGCTGTTCCATTTCCTTAACAGCCTGGTGAACGGCATTGGTCACTTCCTGCTCATCCACCTGCGATACGATATCAAACGATGCGTCTTTGGCCATGGCGTTTCCTCCTTCTTTTATGCAAAAAACCCGGGCCTCAGCCCGGGTTTTGCGTCTTGGGGACAAACTCTTCTTTGATGACCTGTCCCACGTCCCCGAGGGTGCCGAGACTTTTTCCGTTCAAGATGACTTCCACGGCGCCGGCGTTGCCGAGAACCACATTGATCTT from Heliomicrobium gestii encodes the following:
- a CDS encoding YajQ family cyclic di-GMP-binding protein; this translates as MAKDASFDIVSQVDEQEVTNAVHQAVKEMEQRFDFKGSKSEIRQEEGAIVLISDDEFKLKNVTDILEAKMVKRGISLRALKYGKIESAAGDTVRQKVEMVQGISKEKAKEITKLIKDSKIKVQASVQGDQVRVSGSKRDDLQAVIALLKKADLDIELQFINFRS
- the aguB gene encoding N-carbamoylputrescine amidase is translated as MRKVTVAATQMSCSWDVDANIAKAEKLVREAARQGAQVILLQELFEAPYFCQTELPEHYDLATETENNRAVRHFQPIAKELGVVLPISFFEKKNNARYNTVAMIDADGEVLGVYRKTHIPDGPGYEEKFYFNPGDTGFQVWATRFGKIGVGICWDQWFPEAARCMALMGAEILLYPTAIGSEPEEPGVDSKDHWQICMQGHAGANLVPLIASNRIGKETSGQSEIDFYGSSFIANPFGQKVAEGDRATETVLTATFDLDECARMRTAWGVFRDRRPDMYRAILTYDGVTPYGGMK
- the splB gene encoding spore photoproduct lyase, with amino-acid sequence MKQKESAWHYIPQRVFFEEEALAYPLGQKLVALCRDLGLPTRQIPSHNRVTGLPGDTPSQKYVQAKKTLVVGVKRDLRFPTCRPSADYQFPLMTSCPGHCEYCYLQTTLGQRPYLRVYVNVEEMLDQAATYIAKKAPEPTTFEVASSGDPLSVEHLTGSLFKTIEFFGDQEFGRLRFVTKFTGVEPLLKARHKGHTRFRFSLNSERVLRDFEHRTPPVAERIAAAAQVARAGYPLGFIIAPIMVYPGWEDDYLRLFDQLKKELASLQPLSPPVTFELIQHRFTARAKKVILERFPESRLDMDEEKRKFKYGKYGMGKYVYPDETARSMKDLLQTALLERFPDAEVEYFT